A stretch of the Denticeps clupeoides chromosome 6, fDenClu1.1, whole genome shotgun sequence genome encodes the following:
- the pou4f4 gene encoding brain-specific homeobox/POU domain protein 3-like: MMSMNSKQAFSMHPILHEPKYTPLPTSSEAIRRACLPTPSLQGNIFAGFDETLLQRAEALAAVDIVAQKSHPFKPDATYHTMTTMTSMTCTPTSSSAHLHHPSVLTSHHHPHHPHHQPTQGLEGDLLDHLTPGLSLGGMPGGDVCSTAAHPHSHMSAINHMQHHHPQAMNMHPHGLAAHASLAVVGDSEPDPRELESFAERFKQRRIKLGVTQADVGSALANLKIPGVGCLSQSTICRFESLTLSHNNMVALKPILEAWLEEAERAQREKMSKPEIFNGGDKKRKRTSIAAPEKRSLEAYFAVQPRPSSEKIAAIAEKLDLKKNVVRVWFCNQRQKQKRMKFSATH; the protein is encoded by the exons ATGATGTCGATGAACAGCAAGCAGGCGTTCAGCATGCACCCGATCCTCCACGAGCCCAAATACACGCCCCTGCCCACGAGCTCCGAGGCCATTCGGCGGGCGTGCTTGCCCACGCCTTCG CTGCAGGGGAACATCTTCGCCGGCTTTGACGAGACCCTGCTGCAGAGAGCGGAGGCGCTGGCCGCCGTGGACATCGTCGCGCAGAAGTCGCACCCGTTCAAGCCGGACGCCACCTACCACACCATGACCACCATGACCAGCATGACGTGCAcgcccacctcctcctccgcgCACCTGCACCACCCGTCGGTCCTCACCTCGCACCACCACCCGCACCACCCGCACCACCAGCCCACGCAGGGCCTGGAGGGGGACCTGCTGGACCACCTGACGCCCGGCCTCTCTCTGGGCGGCATGCCGGGCGGCGACGTGTGCTCCACGGCCGCGCACCCGCACTCGCACATGTCCGCCATCAACCACATGCAGCACCACCACCCGCAGGCCATGAACATGCACCCGCACGGCCTGGCGGCCCACGCGTCGCTGGCCGTGGTCGGGGACTCCGAGCCCGACCCACGGGAGCTGGAGTCGTTCGCGGAGCGCTTCAAGCAGCGCAGGATCAAGCTCGGGGTCACGCAGGCCGACGTGGGCTCGGCCCTGGCGAACCTCAAGATCCCGGGCGTGGGCTGCCTGAGCCAGAGCACGATATGCCGCTTCGAGTCCCTCACCCTGTCCCACAACAACATGGTGGCCCTCAAGCCCATCCTGGAAGCGTggctggaggaggcggagagGGCGCAGCGGGAGAAGATGTCCAAGCCGGAGATCTTCAACGGCGGCGACAAGAAGAGGAAGCGCACGTCCATCGCGGCGCCGGAGAAGCGCTCGCTGGAGGCTTATTTCGCGGTGCAGCCGCGGCCGTCGTCGGAGAAGATCGCCGCCATCGCCGAGAAGCTGGACCTGAAAAAGAACGTGGTGCGGGTCTGGTTCTGCAACCAGCGGCAGAAGCAGAAGCGCATGAAGTTCTCGGCGACGCACTAG